A DNA window from Choloepus didactylus isolate mChoDid1 chromosome 9, mChoDid1.pri, whole genome shotgun sequence contains the following coding sequences:
- the LOC119544231 gene encoding GTP-binding nuclear protein Ran: protein MAAQGEPQVQFKLVLVGDGGTGKTTFVKRHLTGEFEKKYVATLGVEVHPLVFHTNRGPIKFNVWDTAGQEKFGGLRDGYYIQAQCAIIMFDVTSRVTYKNVPNWHRDLVRVCENIPIVLCGNKVDIKDRKVKAKSIVFHRKKNLQYYDISAKSNYNFEKPFLWLARKLIGDPNLEFVAMPALAPPEVVMDPALAAQYEHDLEVAQTTALPDEDDDL from the coding sequence ATGGCCGCCCAAGGAGAACCCCAAGTTCAGTTTAAACTTGTATTGGTTGGCGATGGGGGTACTGGAAAAACTACATTTGTGAAACGTCATTTGACTGGTGAATTTGAGAAGAAGTATGTAGCCACCTTGGGCGTGGAGGTCCATCCCCTTGTGTTCCATACCAATAGAGGGCCTATTAAATTCAACGTGTGGGACACGGCTGGTCAGGAGAAATTTGGTGGCCTGAGAGATGGCTATTACATCCAAGCCCAGTGTGCCATTATAATGTTTGATGTAACATCAAGAGTTACTTACAAGAATGTGCCTAACTGGCATAGAGATCTGGTACGAGTGTGTGAAAACATCCCCATCGTGTTGTGTGGCAACAAAGTGGATATTAAGGACAGGAAAGTTAAGGCAAAATCCATCGTCTTCCACCGAAAGAAGAATCTTCAGTACTATGACATTTCTGCCAAAAGTAACTACAACTTTGAAAAGCCCTTCCTCTGGCTCGCTAGAAAACTGATTGGAGACCCTAACCTGGAGTTCGTGGCCATGCCTGCTCTCGCCCCCCCAGAGGTTGTCATGGACCCGGCTTTGGCGGCACAGTATGAACACGACTTAGAGGTTGCTCAGACGACCGCTTTGCCGGATGAGGATGACGACCTGTGA